In a genomic window of Solidesulfovibrio fructosivorans JJ]:
- a CDS encoding ABC transporter permease, with product MFRSNRHWIVAMGLPLGAVLFAFFLLPMARLVLETGSQGGLRLYIDALTRPRYLTSLCYTVALSAVVTLFSLALSGVVGVFLARNTFPGKRLLVSMLTFPLAFPGVVVGFMVILWTGRQGLLGQLTTMVFGHKVVLAYSMTGLFLGYVYFSIPRVVTAVMAAAEKIDRELEEAARSLGASPWRVTRDVIIPALTPAFISSGAICFATSMGAFGTAFTLATDIDVLPITIYTEFTLSANIGMAACLSLILGAITWATLFAARSVAREDSIGAAG from the coding sequence ATGTTTCGCTCCAACCGTCATTGGATTGTGGCCATGGGCTTGCCCCTGGGCGCGGTGCTTTTCGCCTTTTTCCTGCTCCCCATGGCCCGTCTGGTTCTGGAGACCGGCTCCCAGGGCGGGCTGCGGCTTTACATCGACGCCCTGACCAGGCCGCGCTATCTCACCAGCCTGTGCTACACCGTGGCCCTGTCCGCCGTGGTCACCCTGTTCTCCCTGGCCCTCTCCGGCGTGGTGGGGGTGTTTCTGGCCCGCAACACCTTTCCCGGCAAGCGCCTGCTGGTTTCCATGCTGACGTTTCCCCTGGCCTTCCCGGGTGTGGTCGTGGGCTTCATGGTCATCCTCTGGACCGGACGCCAGGGGCTTCTGGGACAACTCACCACCATGGTCTTTGGCCACAAGGTCGTGCTGGCCTATTCCATGACCGGCCTGTTCTTGGGCTACGTGTATTTTTCCATTCCCCGGGTGGTGACGGCGGTCATGGCCGCCGCGGAAAAAATCGACCGGGAACTGGAAGAGGCCGCCCGGTCCCTGGGCGCCTCGCCCTGGCGCGTGACGCGGGATGTCATCATCCCCGCCCTGACCCCGGCCTTCATCTCCTCCGGCGCCATCTGCTTCGCCACGTCCATGGGCGCGTTCGGCACCGCCTTCACCCTGGCCACCGACATCGATGTGCTGCCCATCACCATTTATACGGAGTTCACGCTGTCGGCCAACATCGGCATGGCGGCCTGCCTGTCCCTGATTCTGGGCGCAATCACCTGGGCCACCCTGTTCGCGGCGCGAAGCGTGGCCCGCGAGGACTCCATCGGGGCCGCGGGATGA
- a CDS encoding ABC transporter substrate-binding protein codes for MRHLVWLLTLAMAVMFGAGPAHATDTAICYNCPPEWADWGTQLKTIERELGIHIPQDNKNSGQSLSQLIAEKNNPVADVVYYGVSFGIEAKKKGVVAPYKPAHWDAIPKGLKDPDGFWFAIHSGTIGFFVNKDALEGKPVPRSWNDLLDPRYKGMIGYLDPTSAFVGYASVCAANKAMGGTLENFAPGLAFMKKLQANEPIVPKQTSYARVLSGEIPILLDYDFNAYRAKYKDKANVEFVIPQEGTIIVPYVMSLVKNAPHPELAKKILDFVMSDKGQAVWANAYLKPVRPSAMSKEVAAKFLPESEYARATPIDYAKMGAVQAAFRDRFRAEVQ; via the coding sequence ATGCGTCATCTTGTCTGGCTATTGACCTTGGCCATGGCCGTCATGTTCGGGGCGGGCCCCGCCCACGCTACGGATACGGCCATCTGTTACAACTGTCCGCCCGAATGGGCGGACTGGGGGACCCAGCTTAAAACCATCGAGCGGGAACTGGGCATCCACATCCCCCAGGACAACAAGAATTCCGGCCAGAGCCTGTCCCAGCTCATCGCGGAAAAAAACAATCCCGTGGCGGACGTGGTCTATTACGGCGTGTCCTTCGGCATCGAGGCCAAAAAGAAAGGCGTCGTCGCCCCCTACAAGCCCGCTCACTGGGATGCGATCCCCAAAGGCCTCAAGGACCCCGACGGTTTCTGGTTCGCCATCCACTCCGGCACCATCGGCTTTTTCGTCAACAAGGACGCCTTGGAGGGAAAGCCCGTTCCCCGTTCCTGGAACGACCTGCTCGATCCCCGCTACAAGGGCATGATCGGCTACCTCGACCCCACCTCGGCCTTCGTGGGCTATGCGTCCGTGTGCGCCGCCAACAAGGCCATGGGCGGAACGCTGGAGAACTTCGCTCCGGGTCTCGCCTTCATGAAAAAGCTGCAGGCCAACGAGCCCATCGTGCCCAAGCAGACCTCGTATGCCCGGGTGCTCTCCGGCGAGATTCCCATCCTGCTGGACTACGACTTCAATGCCTACCGGGCCAAGTACAAGGACAAGGCCAATGTGGAGTTCGTCATTCCCCAGGAAGGCACCATCATCGTCCCCTATGTCATGAGCCTGGTGAAAAACGCCCCCCATCCGGAACTGGCCAAGAAAATCCTGGATTTCGTCATGAGCGACAAGGGGCAGGCCGTGTGGGCCAATGCCTATCTCAAGCCCGTCCGCCCCTCGGCCATGAGCAAGGAGGTGGCGGCCAAATTCCTGCCCGAGTCCGAATACGCCCGCGCGACCCCCATCGACTATGCCAAGATGGGCGCGGTGCAGGCCGCTTTCCGCGATCGGTTCCGCGCGGAAGTGCAATAG
- a CDS encoding LacI family DNA-binding transcriptional regulator — protein sequence MATIRDVAALASVSIASVSRYLNTPEKVRQATAERIRAAMKACGYRFNYAAKVLSTQRTKTLGLVIPTITNTVFADSTRGLQDEATRRGYQVLLANADYDPAAEGRLIRHLLERQVDALVMTVSDPLAIMARETPALDIPSVFLYSTLADAPVSSVGIDNEKGGYDATAHLLDLGHERLAMLAGSFAASDRSRHRYEGYRRCLRQRGLDHDPSLVVQAPFGLEHCREAVSRLMNRAAPPTAIFASNDLMAIGAMGALRAFGLTVPQDVSVVGFDDVTFASYVTPRLTTIRQPVYEMGRLAAKVALDALEGGDAGPRHLILEHELVVRESTAPIRRMSAGFGERGFPVP from the coding sequence ATGGCAACCATCCGAGATGTGGCCGCGCTGGCGAGCGTATCGATCGCGAGTGTTTCCCGCTACCTCAACACGCCGGAAAAAGTGCGCCAGGCGACCGCAGAAAGGATCCGGGCGGCCATGAAGGCATGCGGCTACCGGTTCAACTACGCGGCCAAGGTCCTTTCCACGCAGCGCACCAAGACCCTTGGCCTGGTGATCCCCACCATCACGAACACGGTGTTCGCCGATTCTACCAGGGGGCTGCAGGACGAGGCCACCCGGCGCGGCTACCAGGTGCTCCTGGCCAATGCCGACTACGATCCGGCCGCCGAAGGCCGGCTCATCCGCCATCTTCTGGAACGGCAGGTGGACGCGCTGGTCATGACGGTCTCCGATCCCCTGGCGATCATGGCCCGGGAAACGCCTGCCCTCGATATCCCGTCGGTCTTCCTCTACAGCACGCTCGCGGACGCGCCGGTCTCGAGCGTGGGCATCGACAACGAAAAAGGCGGGTATGACGCCACAGCCCACTTGCTGGACCTGGGCCATGAACGCCTCGCCATGCTGGCCGGAAGTTTCGCGGCATCCGACCGCAGCCGGCACCGGTATGAAGGCTATCGCCGCTGCCTGAGGCAGCGCGGTCTGGACCACGATCCGTCCCTGGTGGTGCAAGCCCCCTTCGGCCTGGAGCACTGCCGCGAGGCCGTGTCCCGGCTCATGAACCGGGCAGCTCCGCCCACTGCCATTTTCGCTTCCAACGATTTGATGGCCATCGGCGCCATGGGCGCGTTGCGCGCCTTCGGCCTGACCGTGCCGCAAGATGTTTCCGTGGTGGGATTCGATGACGTGACCTTTGCCTCCTATGTCACGCCCAGGCTCACCACCATTCGCCAGCCCGTCTACGAAATGGGCCGGCTGGCCGCCAAGGTGGCCTTGGACGCCCTGGAGGGCGGCGATGCCGGGCCCCGCCACCTTATTTTGGAGCACGAGTTGGTTGTCAGGGAGTCCACCGCTCCCATTCGCCGAATGTCCGCGGGGTTCGGCGAACGGGGATTCCCGGTACCATGA
- a CDS encoding FAD-dependent oxidoreductase produces the protein MSTKRIVVIGGTAAGPKAASRAKRLDETAEVTLLQKASALSMASCGYPYYVAGEVKDRDMLLATPAGVVRDSAFFAGAKGIIAKVSTEVTGIDREAKTVAWKRVDTGETGLLPYDKLILCTGSVPKVPPIPGRELAGVTTLTSLEDADRLRELAATNKDEKTVIIGGGLIGMETCEALVAAGMDATVVEALPQTLSFLDPELALLVQNHATSKGAKIITGVGISSINGQDGKVTGVTLADGRELPCTLVIMAIGVAPNTGLAKAAGLALGPTGGIITDERMRTSDPDVYAAGDCVEVKNRLTGEPMLAPFGDLANLEGRVAGENAVLGDTATFPGTIGSGICKIFDFTAASTGLSEFRAKQAGFDVVTAINASPDKPGFMGAKPVVSKLIADAKTGRILGFACVGLGNVNRQAAEMAMAILGGLTVDDVAMADLPYAPPFSLAIDHAIATAHILQNKMRGLMRGQSSIVAKSRIDNGEHPYLLDVRGPKEFEEMRLGRGETLIPLGQLRKRLGELPADKQAPVITYCKVSMRGYEAQRVLEANGYDNVTVLEGGLVAWPFGLEQ, from the coding sequence ATGAGCACCAAACGCATTGTCGTCATCGGTGGCACCGCCGCCGGTCCAAAGGCGGCCTCCCGAGCCAAGCGCCTGGATGAGACTGCGGAAGTCACCCTGCTGCAAAAAGCATCCGCGCTGTCCATGGCCTCCTGCGGCTATCCTTATTACGTGGCCGGTGAGGTCAAGGACCGCGACATGCTGCTCGCCACCCCGGCCGGCGTGGTGCGCGATTCAGCATTTTTCGCCGGGGCTAAGGGCATCATCGCCAAAGTCTCGACTGAGGTCACGGGCATCGACCGGGAGGCCAAGACCGTGGCCTGGAAGCGCGTGGATACCGGCGAGACGGGGCTCCTGCCCTATGACAAGCTGATTTTGTGCACCGGGTCCGTGCCCAAGGTGCCGCCCATCCCGGGCCGCGAACTGGCCGGGGTCACCACCCTGACCAGCCTCGAGGACGCCGACCGGCTGCGTGAGCTGGCCGCCACCAACAAAGACGAGAAGACCGTCATCATCGGCGGCGGGCTTATCGGCATGGAGACCTGCGAAGCGCTGGTTGCAGCCGGCATGGACGCGACCGTGGTCGAGGCCCTGCCCCAGACCCTGAGCTTCCTGGACCCGGAATTGGCGCTTTTGGTGCAGAACCACGCCACATCCAAGGGCGCGAAGATCATCACCGGCGTGGGGATTTCCTCCATTAACGGCCAGGACGGCAAGGTCACCGGCGTCACCCTGGCCGACGGCCGGGAACTGCCCTGCACGCTGGTCATCATGGCCATCGGCGTGGCTCCCAACACGGGGCTGGCCAAGGCGGCGGGCCTGGCGCTCGGTCCCACCGGCGGCATCATCACGGACGAGCGCATGCGCACCTCCGATCCGGACGTCTATGCCGCCGGCGACTGCGTGGAAGTGAAAAACCGCCTGACCGGCGAGCCCATGCTCGCCCCCTTCGGCGATCTGGCCAACCTGGAAGGCCGGGTGGCCGGCGAGAACGCGGTCCTTGGCGACACGGCCACCTTCCCCGGCACCATCGGCAGCGGCATCTGCAAGATTTTCGACTTCACCGCCGCCTCCACCGGCCTGTCCGAGTTCCGGGCCAAACAAGCCGGCTTCGACGTGGTGACGGCCATAAACGCCAGCCCGGACAAGCCCGGCTTCATGGGGGCCAAGCCGGTGGTGTCCAAGCTCATCGCCGACGCCAAAACCGGCCGTATCCTGGGGTTCGCTTGCGTGGGCCTGGGCAACGTCAACCGGCAGGCAGCGGAAATGGCCATGGCCATCCTCGGCGGGCTGACCGTGGACGACGTGGCCATGGCCGACCTGCCCTACGCCCCGCCGTTTTCCCTGGCCATCGACCACGCCATCGCCACGGCGCACATCCTGCAAAACAAGATGCGCGGGCTCATGCGGGGCCAGTCGAGCATCGTGGCCAAATCCCGCATCGACAACGGGGAGCATCCCTACCTGCTCGACGTGCGCGGTCCCAAGGAGTTCGAGGAAATGCGCCTTGGGCGCGGCGAGACGCTCATTCCCCTGGGACAGCTGCGCAAGCGCCTCGGCGAACTCCCGGCGGACAAGCAGGCCCCGGTCATCACCTACTGCAAGGTGTCCATGCGCGGCTACGAGGCCCAGCGGGTGCTCGAAGCCAACGGTTACGACAACGTGACGGTGCTGGAAGGCGGACTGGTGGCTTGGCCGTTCGGCCTTGAACAATAA
- a CDS encoding DsrE family protein produces MANFLFVLSKNDNESATRCFQFAKIAHGKGHHVDMFFIDGGVEWAVSSRDLTQKTTTGDCPQDYLPYLVENEVKVGICTPCANNRSLDEATFHSNMQLDGGPHLIDMAAEAKIFNF; encoded by the coding sequence ATGGCCAACTTTTTGTTCGTTTTGAGTAAAAATGATAATGAGTCAGCGACACGGTGTTTTCAGTTTGCAAAGATAGCTCATGGCAAGGGGCACCATGTGGATATGTTTTTCATTGATGGTGGTGTTGAATGGGCAGTTTCCAGCCGTGATTTGACTCAGAAAACCACGACAGGAGATTGTCCGCAAGATTATCTGCCTTATTTGGTTGAAAATGAAGTAAAGGTTGGCATCTGTACTCCATGTGCAAATAATCGATCTTTGGACGAGGCCACTTTCCATTCAAACATGCAGTTAGATGGCGGGCCTCATCTGATCGATATGGCGGCAGAGGCGAAAATTTTCAATTTTTAG
- a CDS encoding N-acyl homoserine lactonase family protein, whose amino-acid sequence MSTFVIHPIVLGTKEFDKGMMTYQFEYGKPYTIPIYGWYLEGGDTRILVDTGEMRPVVSEAREAAIGGAIHGFAAGLARFGLTPADVDVVVHTHLHNDHCENDSLCENALFYVHERELAHARNPHPLDYRYNEEYIEDVAEAGQMVSLTEDTEIVPGLRMVHTPAHTEGGMSVFVDTPAGLAVITGFCVIRENLFPPTSVTAREMEVIPPGTCVNTYAAYDILRRIRDAADIVLPLHEPSFASGAPIGLK is encoded by the coding sequence GTGAGCACGTTTGTGATCCATCCCATCGTGTTGGGAACCAAGGAATTCGACAAGGGAATGATGACGTACCAATTCGAGTACGGGAAGCCGTATACCATTCCCATCTACGGTTGGTATCTGGAAGGAGGGGATACGCGTATCCTGGTGGATACCGGGGAAATGCGTCCCGTGGTTTCCGAAGCCCGAGAGGCGGCCATCGGGGGGGCGATCCATGGCTTTGCTGCGGGACTGGCCCGTTTCGGCCTGACGCCCGCCGACGTTGATGTGGTAGTGCACACCCATCTTCACAACGATCATTGTGAAAATGACAGCTTGTGCGAGAACGCCCTGTTTTATGTCCACGAAAGGGAGCTGGCGCACGCACGGAACCCGCACCCCCTGGATTACCGCTATAACGAGGAATACATCGAAGACGTGGCGGAAGCCGGGCAGATGGTGTCCTTAACCGAAGACACCGAAATTGTTCCCGGTCTGCGCATGGTACATACCCCGGCCCATACGGAAGGCGGCATGTCCGTGTTTGTGGACACTCCGGCTGGATTAGCCGTCATCACCGGCTTTTGCGTCATCCGCGAAAACCTGTTTCCGCCGACGTCTGTGACGGCCCGGGAAATGGAAGTCATCCCGCCGGGCACCTGCGTCAATACCTACGCCGCCTACGACATTTTGCGGCGAATTCGGGACGCGGCGGACATCGTTCTCCCGCTTCATGAGCCGTCGTTTGCCTCAGGCGCTCCTATCGGCCTTAAATGA
- a CDS encoding CGGC domain-containing protein, with the protein MTKIGLIRCEKNETTCPLTGCLSCLASGSQGFAGTDHPELVGVMTCRCPGDRAVALAKVLKAKGAEILHWCTCTFAHKEEGKWVNGNGFCADSDSLLSRIAREAGIPCVKGTAHLPHEYRPK; encoded by the coding sequence ATGACCAAAATCGGATTGATCCGGTGCGAGAAAAATGAAACCACGTGCCCCCTCACCGGCTGCCTTTCCTGTCTTGCCAGTGGTTCCCAAGGTTTTGCGGGGACCGACCATCCTGAACTTGTCGGCGTCATGACATGCCGCTGCCCTGGCGACCGCGCCGTGGCATTGGCAAAGGTCCTGAAAGCCAAGGGAGCGGAAATTCTGCACTGGTGCACCTGCACGTTCGCGCACAAGGAAGAAGGAAAATGGGTCAATGGAAACGGGTTTTGTGCGGACAGCGATAGCTTGTTGTCTCGAATCGCCCGTGAAGCCGGTATCCCTTGCGTAAAAGGGACCGCGCATCTTCCTCATGAATACAGGCCGAAATAA
- a CDS encoding DUF364 domain-containing protein, with protein MTLLEELTRVLDYDCPVMDIRQGVFHTAVVTRRCGLAATLPKDALRQEPPLVAEPGFLLEKTAEELVSLVHSQSLLEAAIGMATINSLLPVDESVMVERNAGDILLEKGTEKNVAVIGHFPFLPKVRQQAANLWVLENNPHEGDFGPEQAEEFLPQADVVAITGTSITNHTFDGLIRLCRPDAFVLMLGDSVPFTPLLFDHRVDALCGTVVSEPDKVLRCVSQGGNYRQIQGVKRLTIFKNGQ; from the coding sequence ATGACATTGCTTGAAGAACTCACACGCGTGCTCGACTACGATTGTCCGGTCATGGATATTCGCCAGGGCGTATTCCATACCGCAGTGGTCACCCGGCGTTGCGGGCTGGCCGCGACGCTGCCCAAGGATGCCTTGCGCCAAGAACCGCCCCTTGTGGCGGAACCAGGTTTCCTTCTGGAAAAAACCGCCGAGGAACTTGTCTCCCTGGTGCATTCGCAAAGCCTGCTGGAAGCGGCCATTGGCATGGCCACCATCAATTCCCTCCTGCCCGTGGACGAGTCCGTCATGGTGGAGCGCAATGCCGGAGACATCCTCCTGGAAAAGGGGACCGAAAAAAACGTGGCGGTCATCGGCCATTTTCCCTTCCTTCCCAAGGTCCGACAACAGGCCGCCAACCTCTGGGTTCTGGAAAACAATCCCCACGAAGGCGATTTCGGCCCCGAACAGGCTGAAGAGTTCCTGCCACAGGCCGATGTCGTGGCCATTACCGGCACCTCCATCACCAACCATACGTTTGACGGGCTCATCCGCCTGTGCCGACCCGACGCATTCGTGCTCATGCTGGGCGATTCGGTGCCGTTCACGCCGCTGCTGTTCGATCACAGGGTGGATGCCTTGTGCGGAACCGTGGTTTCTGAACCTGACAAGGTGCTTCGCTGCGTCAGCCAGGGGGGAAACTACAGGCAGATACAGGGCGTCAAACGGCTGACCATTTTCAAGAACGGACAATAG
- a CDS encoding Rossmann-like domain-containing protein yields the protein MQPGTLELVRRKALALWEEHDLLREPITVTARTLTVHEAIGDPEGEDFPLQKGKERLMEAEFRGAKGQAFTDRFGDFSRTLADVAAMPLENNFRRAVFVASVNATVRGLGLCDRTIHCRDKEPNECAAKFSHYISERFGDVRITQVGFQPKIIQALSERFALKVLDLDPDNIGTVQYDTEILGPDRKDEALARADLLVVTGSTLANDTVGAFLDDRPIIFYGTTIAGAAELMGWERFCAKAL from the coding sequence ATGCAACCTGGAACGCTTGAACTTGTCCGGCGCAAGGCCCTGGCCTTGTGGGAGGAACACGATCTGCTTCGTGAACCCATCACGGTCACGGCCAGAACGCTGACCGTCCATGAGGCCATAGGCGATCCCGAAGGCGAGGATTTCCCCCTGCAAAAAGGCAAGGAACGGCTCATGGAAGCCGAGTTCCGGGGTGCCAAGGGACAGGCTTTCACCGACCGCTTCGGGGATTTTTCCAGAACCCTGGCCGATGTCGCCGCGATGCCGCTGGAAAACAACTTCCGCCGGGCGGTGTTCGTGGCTTCGGTCAACGCCACGGTTCGGGGACTGGGGCTGTGCGACCGCACCATCCATTGCCGCGACAAGGAACCCAATGAATGCGCCGCGAAATTCAGCCACTACATCAGCGAGCGTTTTGGCGACGTCCGTATCACGCAGGTCGGATTCCAGCCCAAGATCATCCAGGCTCTGAGCGAACGGTTTGCCCTGAAGGTGCTTGATCTCGACCCGGACAACATCGGCACGGTCCAATACGACACCGAGATCCTCGGGCCGGACCGGAAGGACGAGGCCCTGGCTCGGGCCGATCTGCTCGTGGTTACGGGATCCACCCTGGCCAACGATACCGTGGGTGCGTTTCTCGATGACCGCCCGATCATCTTTTACGGCACGACCATCGCCGGCGCGGCGGAACTTATGGGTTGGGAACGGTTTTGCGCCAAGGCCCTTTGA
- a CDS encoding CGGC domain-containing protein: protein MVSIGIIICARYGNCGAGKCFRALRERRGGFARYAAEQSASIVGFASCGGCPGGNVEYVPAEFIKNGATVVHLATGLVVGYPPCPHLSHFKTFIESQYNLPVVVGTHPIPLNYFNAHRKLPFWADSNMAAAAEALLQEAPDVMAAYD from the coding sequence ATGGTCAGCATCGGTATCATCATTTGCGCCCGGTACGGAAATTGCGGGGCCGGCAAGTGTTTTCGGGCTCTGCGGGAACGCCGGGGCGGATTCGCCCGCTACGCGGCGGAGCAAAGCGCATCCATTGTCGGTTTCGCCTCCTGTGGCGGCTGCCCCGGGGGAAATGTAGAATATGTTCCGGCGGAATTTATCAAAAACGGCGCGACGGTTGTCCATCTGGCCACCGGATTGGTCGTCGGCTACCCGCCATGCCCCCACCTGAGCCATTTCAAGACGTTTATCGAATCCCAATACAACCTTCCCGTGGTGGTCGGGACACATCCCATCCCTCTCAATTATTTCAATGCGCATCGGAAACTGCCGTTTTGGGCGGACAGCAACATGGCTGCGGCAGCCGAAGCCCTCCTGCAGGAGGCTCCGGACGTCATGGCCGCATACGACTGA
- a CDS encoding DUF5320 domain-containing protein — MRLAFRAGRSQERTYASARNAARQRRIRRESPAPPCVAPPAGRPWRGHNPLTERRCIMPRGDGTGPNGMGSGTGRSMGYCSGANTPGFASAPGWGGQRLGFGQGGFGRGCRGGFYRGGFRGAWRSNFMGAAPVGPVSGAATPEMERQFLRQQATAMESSLAAIKARLAKMGDETTQG, encoded by the coding sequence ATGCGCCTGGCGTTTCGAGCGGGTCGCAGCCAGGAACGGACGTATGCGTCTGCCCGCAATGCGGCCAGACAGCGCCGCATACGCCGGGAGTCGCCTGCGCCACCATGCGTTGCCCCGCCTGCGGGGCGGCCATGGCGAGGCCATAACCCTCTAACCGAAAGGAGATGCATCATGCCACGCGGTGATGGAACAGGACCTAACGGAATGGGGTCCGGGACGGGACGCTCTATGGGCTATTGCTCGGGGGCGAATACTCCCGGGTTTGCCAGTGCTCCGGGGTGGGGCGGACAACGGCTCGGCTTCGGCCAGGGCGGCTTTGGCCGGGGATGTCGCGGCGGCTTCTACCGGGGTGGCTTTCGCGGTGCTTGGCGTTCGAATTTCATGGGCGCCGCACCGGTCGGGCCCGTCTCCGGCGCGGCCACGCCGGAGATGGAACGGCAATTTCTGCGGCAGCAGGCCACGGCCATGGAAAGCTCCCTGGCGGCCATCAAGGCACGCCTGGCCAAGATGGGCGATGAAACCACGCAGGGCTGA
- a CDS encoding DUF134 domain-containing protein codes for MPRPRLRRWVAGIPKATYFKPQGIPLCELVEIRLSIEGLEALRLADLEGLTTEAAAVGMGVSRHTFGRVLAEARTSVARALVGGAALRIEGGHYEVAQPQDAASLQEAQPVGGGYVVAVPSQGPTLDSLVAPRFDRATGFTLVNLADMSFQYLENTRQTGRGRGAVMHLLHNLRDAGANALLASPPHPGFLNAVSRAGLDFIEHVPLSMEETAGEAVGRLAADATNNESGPYDGQ; via the coding sequence ATGCCACGCCCTCGTCTGCGCCGGTGGGTGGCCGGTATCCCCAAGGCAACCTATTTTAAGCCACAAGGCATTCCCCTGTGCGAACTCGTGGAAATCCGGCTTTCCATAGAGGGCCTGGAGGCGTTGCGTCTGGCTGACCTGGAAGGGCTGACCACCGAGGCAGCCGCCGTGGGCATGGGGGTTTCCCGGCATACGTTTGGCCGGGTGCTGGCTGAGGCCAGGACGAGTGTCGCCCGGGCCTTGGTTGGAGGCGCGGCGCTGCGCATCGAGGGTGGCCATTATGAAGTAGCGCAACCTCAGGATGCGGCAAGTCTTCAGGAGGCCCAGCCTGTCGGTGGAGGGTATGTCGTGGCTGTGCCAAGCCAAGGGCCGACGCTGGATTCCTTGGTCGCTCCCCGCTTCGACCGGGCCACTGGATTCACGTTGGTGAATTTGGCGGACATGTCCTTTCAGTACCTGGAAAATACCCGGCAGACCGGTCGCGGAAGGGGTGCCGTGATGCACCTTCTGCACAACCTGCGCGACGCCGGGGCCAATGCGCTGCTGGCCAGTCCTCCCCATCCTGGATTTCTCAACGCAGTATCCCGGGCCGGCCTGGATTTCATTGAGCACGTGCCCTTGTCCATGGAGGAAACGGCCGGAGAAGCGGTGGGACGACTGGCTGCCGATGCAACCAACAACGAATCGGGGCCTTATGATGGGCAATAG